From a region of the Candidatus Neomarinimicrobiota bacterium genome:
- the rplB gene encoding 50S ribosomal protein L2 — protein sequence MPIKKYKPSTPAQRFKTTSTFEEITTDKPEKSLLKVQKRTGGRNNLGRMTARRRGGGHKKKYRIIDFRRNKTGIPAKVATIEYDPNRSARIALLHYVDGEKRYILCPVGLKVGDEIQSGAGSPLKSGNAMPLSDIPNGSMVHNIEMTLGKGGQAVRSAGTSAQVMAKEGDYVLLKLPSSEIRMVRKECSATIGQVGNRDHELIVIGKAGRSRWLGRRPKVRGVAMNPVDHPMGGGEGKSSGGRHPVSPWGKPAKGGKTRRKKHSDKYIVKRRSK from the coding sequence ATGCCTATAAAAAAATATAAACCGTCAACGCCTGCGCAAAGGTTTAAGACCACCTCCACATTTGAGGAGATTACTACCGATAAGCCTGAGAAGAGCCTTCTGAAAGTTCAGAAGAGAACAGGCGGAAGAAATAATCTCGGCAGAATGACAGCGCGTAGAAGAGGCGGCGGTCATAAAAAGAAGTACCGGATAATTGATTTCAGAAGAAATAAAACCGGAATTCCGGCTAAAGTTGCCACTATCGAATACGATCCGAACAGGTCGGCGAGAATCGCACTGCTGCATTACGTTGACGGAGAAAAACGATACATTCTTTGTCCTGTTGGATTAAAAGTGGGTGACGAAATTCAATCAGGCGCCGGCTCACCGTTGAAATCGGGCAATGCAATGCCTTTGAGCGATATTCCGAACGGTTCAATGGTTCATAATATTGAAATGACTTTAGGTAAAGGCGGACAGGCAGTCCGCAGCGCCGGAACTTCAGCTCAGGTGATGGCTAAAGAAGGGGATTACGTTCTCTTGAAATTGCCGTCAAGTGAAATCAGAATGGTGCGGAAAGAATGTTCGGCGACTATCGGTCAGGTAGGAAACAGGGATCACGAACTTATAGTTATCGGAAAAGCGGGACGTTCCCGTTGGCTCGGAAGACGCCCGAAAGTTCGAGGCGTCGCTATGAATCCCGTTGACCATCCAATGGGCGGTGGAGAAGGAAAATCTTCGGGCGGAAGGCATCCTGTTTCGCCGTGGGGAAAGCCGGCAAAAGGCGGCAAGACCCGCAGAAAGAAACATTCGGATAAATATATTGTTAAGCGGAGGTCGAAGTAG
- the rplW gene encoding 50S ribosomal protein L23, producing MKNNMLIRPIVTEKMHNLQEANNSYAFQVSVESNKLEIKKAVEEKFGVRVKKVRTMNIKGKTRNLSVKSGGRTIRTSGKKPNWKKAIVTLLENETIDIYGNESP from the coding sequence ATGAAGAACAATATGCTTATCAGGCCGATAGTGACCGAAAAAATGCACAATCTTCAGGAAGCGAACAACAGTTACGCTTTTCAGGTTTCGGTGGAATCGAATAAATTGGAAATCAAAAAAGCGGTTGAAGAAAAATTCGGCGTAAGAGTCAAGAAAGTCAGGACTATGAATATAAAGGGGAAGACAAGAAACCTTTCCGTGAAAAGCGGAGGACGGACTATCAGAACGTCAGGTAAAAAACCGAATTGGAAGAAAGCGATAGTCACGCTGCTTGAAAATGAAACTATTGATATTTACGGTAACGAATCGCCGTAA
- the rplD gene encoding 50S ribosomal protein L4: MRINVLTASGEDSGKKVNLNPQIFEIEPNDDAIYSSVVAEFAHLRQGSRATKSKAEVQGSGRKPWRQKGTGRARVGTIRTPIWRGGGHTFAIKPGVSRHKVNKKIRQLARKSAFSLHAKAGSIRIVEELNFQDTKTKQMRNLLAGLDLTGRNNLLLVKELNDNVLYASRNIPNLMVVKAEFSSTLDLLSSKYLIIETGAVETLNKAFDKPSKPAPAEEVESE, encoded by the coding sequence ATGAGGATAAACGTTTTAACAGCAAGCGGAGAAGACAGCGGGAAGAAAGTAAACCTGAACCCGCAAATCTTCGAAATAGAGCCAAACGACGACGCAATTTATTCTTCCGTAGTTGCCGAATTTGCTCATCTCAGACAGGGAAGCCGCGCTACGAAAAGCAAGGCTGAAGTTCAGGGAAGCGGAAGGAAACCGTGGCGTCAGAAAGGGACCGGGCGGGCGAGAGTCGGAACGATTCGAACTCCGATTTGGAGAGGCGGTGGTCATACATTCGCTATCAAACCGGGAGTCAGCCGTCATAAAGTAAACAAGAAAATCAGGCAATTAGCGCGGAAGAGCGCATTCTCACTGCACGCAAAGGCGGGAAGCATACGGATAGTCGAGGAGTTGAACTTTCAGGATACCAAAACCAAGCAGATGCGCAATTTACTTGCCGGACTCGATTTGACAGGAAGAAACAACCTTCTGCTGGTGAAGGAACTCAATGATAACGTTCTTTATGCGTCGAGAAACATACCGAATTTGATGGTTGTGAAAGCGGAATTCAGCTCCACATTAGACCTACTAAGCAGCAAATATCTCATTATAGAGACCGGAGCGGTAGAAACGTTGAACAAAGCATTTGATAAGCCGAGTAAGCCTGCTCCCGCCGAAGAGGTAGAATCCGAATGA
- the rplC gene encoding 50S ribosomal protein L3, whose product MAGLIGKKLGMTRFFMEDGKSIPATLIEVETCVVTQIKTDEIDGYNAVQIAYDIVKENKSKKPQLAIYKKLGIEPRKHMAEFEGPITVTDGEEEKPVEVGAELNVDQFKEGELVKISSKSIGKGFAGVVKRYNFAGGPKTHGQTDMHRSRGSIGASSYPSRVFKGMRMAGRMGGDKVTLKKIRILKIDLEKNLLLVKGPVPGAINATVRIWN is encoded by the coding sequence ATGGCTGGTCTGATAGGCAAAAAATTAGGTATGACACGTTTCTTTATGGAGGACGGAAAAAGTATTCCCGCTACTCTTATAGAAGTAGAAACGTGTGTTGTCACACAGATTAAAACCGATGAAATAGACGGCTACAACGCTGTTCAGATTGCCTATGATATTGTGAAGGAAAATAAATCCAAGAAACCGCAGCTGGCTATCTATAAGAAATTAGGAATAGAGCCGAGAAAGCATATGGCTGAATTTGAAGGTCCCATAACGGTTACGGATGGTGAAGAGGAAAAACCCGTTGAAGTCGGCGCGGAGCTGAATGTTGATCAGTTCAAGGAAGGCGAATTGGTAAAAATCTCGTCCAAATCCATAGGTAAGGGATTTGCCGGTGTTGTGAAAAGATATAATTTCGCAGGCGGTCCGAAAACTCACGGGCAAACCGATATGCACAGGTCACGCGGTTCGATAGGAGCAAGTTCTTATCCATCGAGAGTGTTCAAGGGGATGCGGATGGCAGGAAGAATGGGCGGGGATAAAGTAACGCTGAAGAAAATCCGCATATTGAAAATTGATTTAGAGAAAAATTTATTGTTAGTCAAGGGACCGGTTCCCGGAGCTATCAACGCTACAGTGAGAATTTGGAATTAG
- the rpsJ gene encoding 30S ribosomal protein S10 produces the protein MAGQTIRIRLKAYDHKLVDKSTALIMKTARSTGAVVSGPIPLPTRRTIITVLRSPHVNKKSREQFQTKIHKRLLDILNSTPKTVDALMKLDLPSGVDIEIKV, from the coding sequence ATGGCGGGACAGACAATAAGAATCAGGCTCAAAGCCTATGATCATAAGCTTGTGGATAAATCCACAGCGTTGATTATGAAGACGGCAAGATCAACCGGAGCAGTTGTGTCCGGTCCAATCCCTCTCCCGACGCGCAGAACGATAATTACGGTTCTTCGCTCTCCGCATGTAAATAAAAAATCGAGAGAGCAGTTTCAGACGAAAATCCATAAGCGGCTGTTGGACATCTTGAATTCCACTCCTAAAACCGTTGACGCACTGATGAAGCTCGACCTTCCGTCGGGTGTAGATATTGAGATAAAGGTCTGA
- the tuf gene encoding elongation factor Tu: protein MAKEKYERTKPHVNIGTIGHVDHGKTTLTSAITMYLSKKGLADERSFDSIDNAPEEKERGITIATAHVEYETEERHYAHVDCPGHADYIKNMITGAAQMDGAILVVSAADGPMPQTREHVLLARQVNVPSIVVFLNKTDMVDDPELIELVELELRELLNKYEFPGDDIPIIQGSALDALNNPDDAEKTKCLQELLDAVDSYIPIPEREIDKPFLLPIEDVFSITGRGTVGTGRIERGVVTVGDEMELVGLDADKKMTITGVEMFRKLLDRGEAGDNVGLLMRGVDKEYLKRGMVVAKPGSIKPHTKFRGEIYILSKDEGGRHTPFFKGYRPQFYFRTTDVTGLVKLPDGSEMVMPGDNVNLEVELISPIAMEKELRFAIREGGHTVGAGVVTEIIE, encoded by the coding sequence ATGGCTAAGGAAAAGTATGAGAGGACCAAGCCACACGTAAACATCGGAACGATCGGTCATGTGGATCACGGTAAGACCACACTGACCAGCGCCATTACAATGTATTTGAGTAAGAAAGGTTTAGCGGACGAACGTTCGTTTGATTCCATAGATAACGCGCCTGAAGAGAAAGAGCGCGGCATCACTATCGCCACGGCGCACGTTGAGTATGAGACGGAAGAGCGTCATTACGCTCACGTAGATTGCCCCGGTCATGCCGACTATATCAAGAATATGATAACGGGAGCCGCCCAGATGGACGGCGCTATCTTGGTAGTATCCGCGGCTGACGGTCCTATGCCTCAGACGAGAGAGCATGTTCTTTTAGCCCGTCAGGTCAACGTCCCCTCCATAGTTGTATTTTTAAATAAAACCGATATGGTTGACGACCCGGAGCTTATCGAGCTCGTAGAGCTTGAACTGCGGGAGCTTCTCAACAAGTACGAGTTCCCGGGCGATGATATACCGATAATACAGGGCAGCGCGCTTGACGCTCTTAACAATCCTGATGACGCTGAGAAGACCAAATGCTTACAGGAGTTGCTTGACGCAGTTGATTCCTATATACCCATACCCGAGCGGGAGATAGATAAACCGTTCCTGTTGCCTATAGAAGATGTATTCTCAATAACGGGGCGCGGAACGGTAGGCACAGGCAGGATAGAGCGCGGTGTTGTAACGGTAGGCGACGAGATGGAGCTTGTGGGTCTTGACGCGGATAAGAAGATGACAATCACAGGTGTTGAGATGTTCAGGAAACTTCTTGACCGTGGAGAGGCAGGCGATAACGTCGGTCTCCTGATGCGCGGAGTTGACAAGGAATACCTGAAGCGGGGAATGGTAGTAGCCAAACCGGGTTCGATCAAGCCTCATACGAAGTTCAGGGGCGAGATATACATCCTGTCGAAAGACGAGGGCGGTCGTCACACGCCGTTCTTCAAAGGTTACAGGCCGCAGTTTTACTTCCGCACAACGGACGTAACGGGTCTTGTGAAGCTTCCCGATGGGAGCGAGATGGTAATGCCGGGCGATAACGTGAACCTTGAAGTTGAATTGATATCGCCAATCGCAATGGAGAAGGAACTCAGGTTCGCAATCCGCGAGGGCGGACATACAGTCGGCGCAGGCGTAGTAACAGAGATAATAGAATAG
- the fusA gene encoding elongation factor G translates to MAVKDLSKVRNIGIMAHIDAGKTTTTERILFYTGKLHRMGEVHDGAATMDWMEQEKERGITITSAATSCEWEGHKINIIDTPGHVDFTMEVERSLRVLDGAVALFCAVGGVEPQSETVWNQANKYEIPRIAFVNKMDRVGADFNYVVDMMKERLDANPLPIVLPLGEGEMFNGIIDLLEMRTVIYNLGSQGMNYDYGEIPNDLIENAQTARKHLIEEAATYDDHLLEDYLEEKEISTERVLAALRKATIANQVIPVICGSAFKNQGVQRLLDAVNHFLPSPLDLPPTKGIDPDTGDEIERKADDSEPFSALAFKIVTDPFVGRLTYVRVYSGTFKKGNTVYNVNTTKKERVSRILLMHSNKREDLDEVGTGDICAMVGLNKTKTGDTITMKDNPILLESMHFPEPVIAVAVEPVSKADQDSLSLGLTKLSEEDPTFRVKTNEETGQTILSGMGELHLEILVDRLLREFNVQAKVGRPQVAYKETITKKVEAEGKFIRQSGGRGQYGHCNIIIEPSEPGKEYVFHDKIVGGAIPKEYISAVSQGIQEALTNGVIAGYPMIDVEVTLVDGSYHDVDSSEIAFKIAGSMALKAGAKKAAPVLLEPIMAVEVVTPDEYLGDLVGDITSRRGKIESMTPRGSAQVIKAQVPLARMFGYATDSRSMTQGRAVFSMQFSKYEKLPKQVEEKILENAGAIDAA, encoded by the coding sequence ATGGCGGTTAAAGATTTAAGTAAAGTTCGCAATATAGGCATTATGGCGCACATAGACGCCGGGAAGACCACAACTACAGAGCGAATTCTGTTTTATACGGGGAAACTTCATCGGATGGGCGAAGTTCATGACGGAGCCGCCACGATGGATTGGATGGAGCAGGAAAAAGAGAGAGGCATAACCATAACGAGCGCCGCAACTTCGTGCGAGTGGGAGGGTCACAAGATAAATATTATCGATACTCCCGGTCATGTAGATTTCACTATGGAAGTAGAGCGGTCATTGCGGGTGCTTGACGGCGCTGTCGCATTGTTCTGCGCAGTGGGCGGCGTGGAGCCGCAGTCCGAGACGGTCTGGAATCAGGCGAATAAATATGAAATTCCGAGAATAGCTTTTGTTAACAAGATGGACAGAGTAGGAGCCGATTTCAATTATGTAGTTGATATGATGAAGGAAAGACTCGACGCGAATCCGCTTCCTATAGTTCTTCCTCTTGGCGAGGGAGAAATGTTTAACGGGATCATCGACCTGTTAGAAATGAGAACCGTTATTTATAATCTCGGTTCACAGGGGATGAACTACGATTACGGTGAAATCCCCAACGACCTGATAGAAAATGCTCAAACCGCGCGGAAGCATCTTATAGAAGAGGCTGCGACTTACGACGATCATCTGTTGGAAGATTATTTAGAAGAGAAAGAGATAAGCACGGAGCGGGTATTAGCAGCGCTCAGGAAAGCAACTATCGCAAATCAGGTCATACCTGTTATCTGCGGCTCGGCATTCAAAAATCAGGGTGTGCAACGACTTTTAGACGCAGTAAATCATTTTCTCCCTTCTCCGTTGGATCTGCCTCCCACCAAAGGAATAGACCCGGACACGGGCGATGAAATCGAGCGAAAGGCGGATGACAGCGAACCGTTTAGCGCATTAGCCTTTAAGATAGTAACAGACCCGTTCGTGGGAAGATTGACTTATGTGAGAGTTTACTCCGGCACTTTTAAAAAGGGCAACACAGTTTATAATGTGAATACGACCAAAAAAGAAAGAGTCAGCAGGATTCTTCTGATGCATTCCAACAAGCGTGAAGATTTGGATGAAGTCGGCACGGGAGATATTTGTGCCATGGTAGGATTGAACAAAACGAAAACGGGCGATACCATCACAATGAAAGATAATCCTATCCTTCTCGAATCGATGCATTTCCCTGAACCGGTCATCGCTGTCGCAGTTGAGCCGGTATCAAAAGCAGACCAGGATTCACTCTCTTTAGGATTAACGAAACTGTCCGAGGAAGATCCCACATTCCGGGTCAAGACCAACGAAGAAACCGGTCAAACGATTTTATCTGGAATGGGCGAGCTTCATCTTGAGATATTAGTTGACAGGCTTTTAAGAGAGTTCAATGTTCAGGCGAAAGTCGGTCGTCCGCAGGTCGCTTATAAAGAGACTATTACCAAAAAGGTTGAGGCGGAAGGCAAATTCATCCGTCAGAGCGGTGGTCGTGGACAATACGGGCATTGCAATATTATTATCGAGCCCAGCGAACCCGGAAAAGAATATGTATTTCACGATAAGATAGTCGGCGGCGCGATTCCAAAAGAATATATCTCAGCGGTCTCGCAAGGTATTCAGGAGGCATTGACCAACGGAGTTATCGCGGGATACCCGATGATAGACGTAGAGGTCACTTTAGTTGACGGCTCTTACCATGATGTGGATTCATCTGAAATAGCGTTCAAGATAGCAGGTTCAATGGCATTGAAAGCCGGAGCTAAGAAAGCCGCTCCCGTTTTGCTTGAGCCGATTATGGCAGTTGAAGTAGTCACTCCTGACGAATATCTCGGCGACTTAGTGGGGGACATTACGTCAAGACGCGGCAAAATCGAGAGTATGACGCCGCGTGGGAGCGCACAGGTCATCAAGGCGCAAGTTCCGTTAGCGCGAATGTTCGGTTACGCGACGGATTCAAGGTCTATGACACAGGGAAGAGCGGTATTCTCAATGCAGTTCTCAAAATATGAAAAGTTACCGAAACAGGTTGAAGAAAAAATACTTGAAAATGCAGGCGCAATAGATGCCGCCTGA
- the rpsG gene encoding 30S ribosomal protein S7 yields MSRRRRPEKRTILPDPKFDDLVVSKFINNIMLKGKKSIAETIFYDSLDLIGKKLKSNEPLEVFKKALENATPMLEVRSRRIGGSTYQVPIEINPKRKQALAMRWLIVFARSGGGKSMAERLANELMAAFKNEGATIEKKKNTHKMAEANKAFAHFRI; encoded by the coding sequence ATGTCGAGACGAAGAAGACCCGAAAAGAGAACGATACTTCCCGACCCGAAGTTCGACGATCTTGTAGTAAGCAAGTTCATCAATAACATTATGCTGAAGGGAAAGAAAAGCATAGCCGAAACAATTTTTTATGACTCCCTGGATTTGATCGGTAAAAAGCTCAAATCCAATGAGCCTTTGGAAGTGTTCAAAAAAGCGCTGGAAAATGCCACACCGATGTTGGAAGTACGCTCAAGGAGGATCGGCGGCTCCACATATCAGGTTCCTATAGAGATAAACCCTAAGCGGAAACAGGCTTTGGCGATGAGATGGCTTATAGTATTTGCCCGATCAGGCGGCGGCAAAAGTATGGCAGAGCGATTGGCAAACGAATTGATGGCGGCTTTTAAGAATGAAGGCGCCACCATAGAGAAGAAGAAAAACACACATAAGATGGCAGAAGCTAACAAGGCTTTCGCTCACTTCAGAATATAA
- a CDS encoding 30S ribosomal protein S12, which yields MPTISQLIRKGRSAQKKKTSAPALGGSPQKRGVCTRVYTTTPKKPNSALRKVARVRLTNGFEVTAYIPGEGHNLQEHSIVLIEGGRVKDLPGVRYHIIRGTLDASGVDDRRTSRSRYGTKKPKA from the coding sequence ATGCCGACAATAAGTCAACTTATAAGGAAGGGTCGCTCAGCGCAGAAGAAGAAAACTTCGGCTCCGGCGCTCGGCGGTTCGCCTCAGAAAAGAGGGGTTTGCACGCGGGTATATACAACCACTCCGAAAAAGCCGAATTCCGCTTTACGGAAGGTGGCTCGTGTGCGTCTTACCAACGGGTTTGAAGTGACAGCCTACATTCCGGGCGAAGGACATAATCTTCAGGAGCATTCAATCGTACTGATTGAGGGCGGAAGAGTCAAAGACCTACCGGGAGTCAGGTATCATATTATCCGCGGAACGCTGGACGCAAGCGGTGTTGATGACAGAAGAACAAGCCGCTCACGTTACGGCACTAAAAAACCGAAAGCATAA